One stretch of Clavibacter californiensis DNA includes these proteins:
- a CDS encoding phosphocholine-specific phospholipase C — protein MSTSKPEGHAPDVDLAAGVDAAPPLDPSRQYRGAVRPGISRRTVLMGGAAAIMAGVAAGSAAGSGTASATAATAAARRNLTRSIEDVEHVVILMQENRSFDHYFGTLPGVRGFSDKQAVEYPGGGSVFAQPDSSRPDGGHMLPFPLDSSRFNAQGAGGLDHSWKGGHQAWNKGAWDNWVVAKSEQTMGYFTKDDLPFHHALASAFTIADHYHCSLIGPTTPNRLFQWTGTIDARGKAGGPAIDNPDDYAPVFAWTTYPERLREAGVTWKTYANDEVGDDGTHPYVGDYGDNPLWLFHQYHEALASSDPRTRQLALDGGLHDGWKPDSGKGLDVTHLLEEFGKDAAANTLPAVSYVVAPYGWSEHPKASPDYGAHYTNAVIQALMSNPDTWASTVLLLNYDENDGYFDHQLPPLAEPGTADEYVDGLPVGYGTRVPMTVVSPWSRGGWVDSQVFDHTSVIRFLETWTGVHEPNISAWRRAISGDLTSCFDFAHPDFSIPSADEVLPMSATQALVAAADADMAKPPVQEPAVGAQRMPEQEAGSMRHRPLPYRQDADVAVDRASGRVTLTMRNQGKQGVSHQVFPNIALPFASTPFTVAPRRKAAYTWESSAHEGAYDFSLYGPDRFLRRFAGTVIAAGTTDVPVPRVSAETIPGGKGVLRLTLANDGTPSVHYTLTANDFITRERHETVKPGRSTTVNWPVDEWGYYDVVVTDGAGFRYRYAGRVE, from the coding sequence GTGAGCACCTCCAAGCCCGAAGGGCACGCCCCGGACGTCGACCTCGCGGCCGGCGTCGACGCCGCGCCCCCGCTCGACCCCTCGCGCCAGTACCGCGGCGCCGTCCGCCCCGGCATCAGCCGCCGCACGGTCCTGATGGGCGGCGCGGCCGCGATCATGGCGGGCGTCGCCGCGGGATCCGCCGCCGGCTCCGGCACCGCGAGCGCCACCGCCGCGACCGCCGCCGCGCGCCGGAACCTCACCCGCTCGATCGAGGACGTGGAGCACGTCGTGATCCTCATGCAGGAGAACCGCTCGTTCGACCACTACTTCGGCACGCTGCCGGGCGTCCGCGGCTTCAGCGACAAGCAGGCCGTGGAGTACCCCGGCGGCGGGTCGGTGTTCGCCCAGCCCGACTCGAGCCGTCCCGACGGCGGGCACATGCTGCCCTTCCCGCTCGACTCGTCCCGCTTCAACGCGCAGGGCGCCGGCGGCCTCGACCACTCCTGGAAGGGCGGGCACCAGGCCTGGAACAAGGGCGCGTGGGACAACTGGGTCGTCGCGAAGAGCGAGCAGACCATGGGCTACTTCACGAAGGACGACCTCCCCTTCCACCACGCCCTGGCCTCAGCGTTCACGATCGCCGACCACTACCACTGCTCGCTCATCGGCCCGACGACCCCGAACCGCCTGTTCCAGTGGACCGGCACGATCGACGCCCGCGGGAAGGCCGGCGGCCCCGCCATCGACAACCCCGACGACTATGCGCCCGTCTTCGCGTGGACGACGTACCCCGAGCGCCTCCGGGAGGCAGGGGTCACGTGGAAGACGTACGCCAACGACGAGGTCGGCGACGACGGCACGCACCCCTACGTGGGCGACTACGGCGACAACCCGCTGTGGCTGTTCCACCAGTACCACGAGGCGCTCGCGTCCTCGGATCCCCGGACTCGTCAGCTCGCGCTCGACGGCGGCCTGCACGACGGGTGGAAGCCGGACTCGGGCAAGGGCCTCGACGTCACGCACCTGCTCGAGGAGTTCGGGAAGGACGCCGCGGCGAACACGCTGCCGGCCGTGTCGTACGTCGTGGCCCCGTACGGGTGGAGCGAGCATCCCAAGGCCAGCCCGGACTACGGCGCGCACTACACGAACGCCGTGATCCAGGCGCTCATGAGCAACCCGGACACGTGGGCGAGCACCGTGCTGCTGCTGAACTACGACGAGAACGACGGCTACTTCGACCACCAGCTGCCGCCGCTCGCCGAGCCCGGGACGGCCGACGAGTACGTCGACGGCCTGCCCGTCGGCTACGGCACGCGCGTCCCGATGACGGTCGTCTCGCCGTGGAGCCGCGGCGGCTGGGTCGACTCGCAGGTGTTCGACCACACCTCCGTGATCCGGTTCCTCGAGACGTGGACGGGCGTGCACGAGCCGAACATCTCCGCCTGGCGCCGCGCGATCTCCGGCGACCTCACCTCGTGCTTCGACTTCGCGCACCCGGACTTCTCCATCCCGTCCGCCGACGAGGTGCTGCCGATGAGCGCGACGCAGGCACTCGTCGCGGCCGCCGACGCCGACATGGCGAAGCCGCCCGTGCAGGAGCCCGCCGTGGGCGCGCAGCGGATGCCCGAGCAGGAGGCGGGCAGCATGCGCCACCGCCCGCTCCCCTACCGGCAGGACGCCGACGTGGCCGTCGACCGCGCGAGCGGCCGAGTGACGCTGACGATGCGCAACCAGGGCAAGCAGGGCGTCTCGCACCAGGTGTTCCCCAACATCGCGCTGCCGTTCGCATCGACGCCCTTCACCGTGGCGCCGCGCAGGAAGGCGGCCTACACGTGGGAGAGCTCGGCGCACGAGGGCGCGTACGACTTCAGCCTCTACGGGCCCGACCGGTTCCTGCGCCGCTTCGCCGGCACCGTGATCGCGGCGGGGACGACCGACGTGCCCGTCCCGCGGGTCTCGGCCGAGACGATCCCCGGCGGCAAGGGCGTGCTGCGGCTCACGCTCGCGAACGACGGGACGCCCTCGGTGCACTACACGCTGACGGCCAACGACTTCATCACGCGCGAGCGCCACGAGACGGTGAAGCCCGGACGCAGCACGACGGTGAACTGGCCGGTGGACGAGTGGGGCTACTACGACGTGGTGGTCACCGACGGGGCCGGGTTCCGGTACCGGTACGCGGGTCGCGTGGAGTAG
- a CDS encoding alpha-ketoglutarate-dependent dioxygenase AlkB, whose protein sequence is MSIAFQASLFDDLQADPGLGALGAEVERLDLGQGAWLDIRPGWVSDSDALFERLVEDVEWTADTRLMHGRTVEVPRLLSWFGPRAPLPAPVLVEARDALNEHYGRPPGQVLETAGLCFYRTGNDSVAWHGDRVGRAIDRDTMVAIVSVGAARTLSLRPKGGGEVRRFPLGHGDLVVMGGSAQRTHEHAILKTQKAVGPRISIQFRPVWPA, encoded by the coding sequence ATGAGCATCGCATTCCAGGCCTCCCTCTTCGACGACCTCCAGGCGGATCCCGGCCTCGGCGCGCTCGGCGCGGAGGTCGAGCGGCTAGACCTGGGGCAGGGTGCGTGGCTCGACATCCGGCCCGGCTGGGTCAGCGACTCCGACGCGCTGTTCGAGCGCCTCGTGGAGGACGTGGAGTGGACCGCGGACACGCGGCTCATGCACGGCCGCACCGTGGAGGTGCCGCGCCTCCTGTCGTGGTTCGGCCCGCGCGCGCCCCTGCCCGCGCCCGTGCTCGTCGAGGCGCGCGACGCGCTGAACGAGCACTACGGCCGCCCGCCCGGGCAGGTGCTCGAGACCGCGGGGCTGTGCTTCTACCGCACGGGCAACGACAGCGTCGCGTGGCACGGCGACCGCGTGGGGCGCGCCATCGACCGCGACACCATGGTCGCCATCGTCTCGGTGGGCGCGGCGCGCACGCTGTCGCTGCGGCCGAAGGGCGGCGGCGAGGTGCGGCGGTTCCCGCTCGGGCACGGCGACCTCGTCGTCATGGGCGGCAGCGCGCAGCGCACGCACGAGCACGCCATCCTCAAGACGCAGAAGGCCGTCGGGCCGCGCATCAGCATCCAGTTCCGGCCGGTCTGGCCCGCCTGA
- a CDS encoding Pr6Pr family membrane protein, whose translation MRITWAAIRLLTALTVLVAVASQYVVSSSYWRSIGVEGIWGKTVDFLMYFTIESNLLAAAVMAVGAVRLLGRAPAPGRGWTTLRLAATTYMVTTGIVYNLLLRGLPTIPGGNLPWSNEVLHVAVPLLVLADWLLAPDRRALGYGAVGRVVVFPLVWVAVTLARGPFTGNQVTGAATYYPYPFLDPATGGGGYGTVAVWVLVIAALICGLTLLLTWAGRRAPRAPAA comes from the coding sequence GTGCGCATCACCTGGGCTGCCATCCGCCTCCTCACCGCCCTGACCGTGCTGGTCGCCGTCGCGAGCCAGTACGTCGTGAGCTCCTCGTACTGGCGGAGCATCGGGGTCGAGGGCATCTGGGGCAAGACGGTCGACTTCCTCATGTACTTCACGATCGAGTCGAACCTGCTGGCGGCCGCCGTGATGGCGGTCGGCGCGGTGCGGCTGCTGGGGCGGGCGCCCGCGCCCGGACGCGGCTGGACGACGCTCCGGCTGGCGGCGACCACGTACATGGTCACGACCGGCATCGTCTACAACCTGCTGCTGCGCGGCCTGCCGACGATCCCCGGCGGCAACCTCCCGTGGTCGAACGAGGTGCTGCACGTGGCCGTGCCGCTGCTCGTGCTCGCCGACTGGCTGCTCGCGCCCGACCGCCGGGCGCTCGGCTACGGCGCGGTCGGCCGCGTCGTGGTCTTCCCGCTCGTGTGGGTCGCCGTCACGCTCGCGCGCGGGCCGTTCACGGGCAACCAGGTGACGGGGGCGGCGACGTACTACCCGTACCCCTTCCTGGATCCCGCGACGGGCGGCGGCGGATACGGGACGGTCGCGGTCTGGGTGCTCGTCATCGCGGCGCTGATCTGCGGACTGACGCTCCTCCTGACGTGGGCCGGCCGTCGCGCGCCCCGCGCTCCTGCGGCCTGA
- a CDS encoding lipoate--protein ligase family protein, whose protein sequence is MHGEYKVPGGKLVVVDLDVTDGRISGFRLAGDFFLEPDDALEAIDGAVNGLPEDSDANAIAAAIRRALPPQAVLLGFSPEAVAVAIRRSLARATNWGDYEWEVIHDRAYRPVEQMALDQVLAEEVGAGRRNPTLRIWEWEQPAVVIGSFQSLRNEVDAEQAAAHGFDVVRRVSGGGAMYMEAGAVITYSIYAPVDLVQGMTFADSYAYLDEWVITALRSLGIDASYQPLNDITSPTGKIGGAAQKRLGAGAVLHHVTMSYDMDGEKMVQVLRIGREKISDKGITSAAKRVDPLRSQTGMSRAEIIDRMKATFTGLYGGKPGEVTPEEWAKTRQLVEDKFSTPEWLTRVP, encoded by the coding sequence ATGCATGGTGAGTACAAGGTCCCCGGCGGCAAGCTCGTCGTGGTCGACCTGGACGTGACCGACGGGCGCATCTCCGGCTTCCGCCTGGCGGGCGACTTCTTCCTCGAGCCGGACGACGCGCTCGAGGCCATCGACGGCGCGGTGAACGGACTCCCGGAGGACAGCGACGCCAACGCGATCGCCGCCGCCATCCGTCGCGCGCTCCCGCCGCAGGCCGTGCTCCTCGGCTTCTCGCCCGAGGCCGTCGCCGTGGCGATCCGACGCTCGCTCGCCCGCGCCACGAACTGGGGCGACTACGAGTGGGAGGTCATCCACGACCGCGCCTACCGGCCCGTCGAGCAGATGGCGCTCGACCAGGTGCTCGCCGAGGAGGTCGGCGCCGGTCGCCGGAACCCCACGCTGCGCATCTGGGAGTGGGAGCAGCCGGCCGTCGTGATCGGCAGCTTCCAGTCGCTCCGCAACGAGGTCGACGCCGAGCAGGCCGCGGCCCACGGCTTCGACGTCGTGCGCCGCGTCTCGGGCGGAGGCGCCATGTACATGGAGGCCGGCGCGGTCATCACCTACTCGATCTACGCGCCCGTCGACCTCGTGCAGGGCATGACCTTCGCGGACTCCTACGCCTACCTCGACGAGTGGGTCATCACCGCGCTCCGCTCGCTGGGCATCGACGCGTCATACCAGCCGCTCAACGACATCACGAGCCCCACCGGCAAGATCGGCGGCGCCGCGCAGAAGCGCCTGGGTGCGGGCGCCGTGCTGCACCACGTCACCATGAGCTACGACATGGACGGCGAGAAGATGGTGCAGGTGCTCCGCATCGGCCGCGAGAAGATCAGCGACAAGGGCATCACGAGTGCCGCCAAGCGCGTGGATCCGCTGCGCAGCCAGACCGGCATGAGCCGCGCCGAGATCATCGACCGCATGAAGGCCACCTTCACGGGCCTCTACGGCGGGAAGCCCGGCGAGGTCACGCCCGAGGAGTGGGCGAAGACCCGCCAGCTCGTGGAGGACAAGTTCTCGACGCCGGAGTGGCTGACGCGCGTCCCCTGA
- a CDS encoding GNAT family N-acetyltransferase codes for MSVDVTHDPDSSRYTLWLDGERAGFADYLIQGDRIVFTHTEVDPAKRRGGLGGELVRAALDDVRGGSRTVVAACPFVAEWIDEHPDYRELLERG; via the coding sequence ATGAGCGTCGACGTGACCCACGACCCCGACAGCTCGCGCTACACGCTGTGGCTCGACGGCGAGCGCGCGGGCTTCGCGGACTACCTGATCCAGGGCGACCGCATCGTCTTCACCCACACGGAGGTCGACCCCGCGAAGCGGCGCGGCGGCCTCGGCGGGGAGCTGGTGCGGGCGGCGCTCGACGACGTGCGCGGCGGATCCCGGACGGTCGTGGCCGCGTGCCCGTTCGTCGCGGAGTGGATCGACGAGCATCCCGACTACCGGGAGCTGCTCGAGCGGGGCTGA
- a CDS encoding amidase domain-containing protein, producing MIADIRRRSILAAALAVPVTAVLAACTRQEPAPRATLGAGADGQPAASGSSPAVSSVEPATLSVSGGQTVTLTGAGLSGATAVMFAGTAGTDLQVAGDGTVTVVAPRSTDYEDRSADIQVMAGDAPLTTATAAYAAQTPVDKQLQYALAHWDAYNLEEYGNFNPSGGDCVNFVSQSLIQRGWQMTNEWHNRGGGSDWTYAWIHVPTFDKWLAANASTLGVKRLELADRDQLKVGDIVIFDWNRNSSPDHTQIVSAIEPKDGGNVVKMVGHNLDNDYRDLDATITTEHPGAEVHFWSVA from the coding sequence GTGATCGCCGACATCCGCCGCCGCAGCATCCTCGCCGCCGCGCTCGCGGTCCCCGTGACCGCCGTCCTCGCCGCCTGCACGCGCCAGGAGCCGGCACCGCGCGCGACCCTCGGGGCCGGCGCCGACGGTCAGCCCGCCGCGTCCGGATCCTCGCCCGCCGTCTCCTCCGTCGAGCCTGCGACGCTCTCGGTGTCGGGCGGCCAGACCGTCACGCTCACGGGCGCCGGCCTCTCCGGCGCCACCGCGGTCATGTTCGCGGGCACTGCGGGCACCGACCTGCAGGTCGCGGGCGACGGGACCGTCACGGTCGTGGCGCCCCGCTCGACCGACTACGAGGACCGCTCCGCCGACATCCAGGTCATGGCCGGAGACGCCCCGCTCACCACGGCGACCGCCGCGTACGCCGCGCAGACGCCCGTCGACAAGCAGCTCCAGTACGCGCTCGCCCACTGGGACGCCTACAACCTCGAGGAGTACGGGAACTTCAACCCCTCCGGCGGCGACTGCGTCAACTTCGTGAGCCAGTCGCTCATCCAGCGCGGATGGCAGATGACGAACGAGTGGCACAACCGCGGCGGCGGGTCCGACTGGACGTACGCGTGGATCCACGTGCCCACCTTCGACAAGTGGCTCGCGGCCAACGCGTCCACGCTCGGCGTGAAGCGCCTCGAGCTCGCCGACCGCGACCAGCTGAAGGTCGGCGACATCGTCATCTTCGACTGGAACCGCAACTCCTCGCCCGACCACACGCAGATCGTCTCGGCCATCGAGCCGAAGGACGGCGGGAACGTCGTGAAGATGGTCGGCCACAACCTCGACAACGACTACCGCGACCTCGACGCGACCATCACCACGGAGCACCCGGGCGCCGAGGTCCACTTCTGGAGCGTGGCCTAG
- a CDS encoding ribosomal maturation YjgA family protein — translation MRHSGDVDAFVWDEPSMHTADVPVGAAPVVSRDVRLPDGQARRRVIALAGLLAVVVAGMAVTHSDGRGLWPDIFYAAAFHLALIAVLPRVDTVVHGAAVLVWCTGIELLQITGWPALWALHVPLCRLLLGTGYDPVDLAAYALGVLLVLLVDRLLRAGRGLGDVG, via the coding sequence ATGCGCCATTCCGGGGATGTGGACGCGTTCGTGTGGGACGAGCCGTCGATGCACACCGCCGACGTTCCGGTCGGCGCGGCCCCGGTCGTCTCCCGTGACGTGCGCCTCCCCGACGGGCAGGCGCGCCGCCGCGTCATCGCCCTCGCGGGCCTGCTCGCCGTCGTGGTCGCGGGCATGGCGGTCACCCACAGCGACGGCCGCGGGCTCTGGCCCGACATCTTCTACGCCGCGGCCTTCCACCTCGCGCTGATCGCGGTCCTGCCGCGCGTCGACACCGTCGTGCACGGCGCCGCCGTGCTCGTGTGGTGCACGGGGATCGAGCTGCTGCAGATCACCGGCTGGCCCGCGCTCTGGGCGCTGCACGTGCCGCTGTGCCGCCTGCTGCTCGGCACCGGATACGACCCCGTCGACCTCGCGGCCTACGCGCTCGGCGTGCTGCTGGTGCTCCTGGTCGACCGCCTGCTGCGCGCGGGCCGCGGCCTCGGGGACGTGGGCTAG
- the pgm gene encoding phosphoglucomutase (alpha-D-glucose-1,6-bisphosphate-dependent), translating into MHDRAGTAALPSDLIDIDELIRAYHELHPDVEDPEQKVAFGTSGHRGSSLKTAFNEDHILAITQAIVEYRAEQGITGPLFIGRDTHGLSKPAEDTALEVLVANGVRVLADSRDSWCPTPALSHAILRWNRDDAHGEDDVADGIVVTPSHNPPADGGFKYNPPHGGPADSDATGWIAARANAIIAAGLVDVKRVPLEEARARVEGYDFLGHYVDDLGSIIDMAAIRKAGVRIGADPLGGASVEYWAAIGERHGLDLEVVNPEVDPAWSFMTLDWDGKIRMDPSSSSAMASVLARKDDFDILTGNDADADRHGIVTPDAGLMNPNHYLAVAIDYLYAHRPNWRADAAIGKTLVSSSVIDRVAESLGRRLWEVPVGFKWFVPGLIDGSVGFGGEESAGASFLRMDGTVWTTDKDGILLALLAAEILAVTGKTPSVLYRELTERFGDPVYERVDAAATKAQKATLGKLDGDAITATEVAGDPITAKLSSAPGNGAAVGGVKVVTENAWFAARPSGTEDVYKIYAESFVGIDHLHAVQAEAKRIVDAALDA; encoded by the coding sequence ATGCATGACCGCGCAGGCACCGCCGCCCTCCCGTCCGACCTCATCGACATCGACGAGCTGATCCGGGCGTACCACGAGCTCCACCCCGACGTGGAGGACCCGGAGCAGAAGGTGGCGTTCGGCACGAGCGGCCACCGCGGCAGCTCGCTGAAGACCGCGTTCAACGAGGACCACATCCTCGCGATCACGCAGGCGATCGTGGAGTACCGGGCCGAGCAGGGCATCACCGGTCCCCTCTTCATCGGCCGCGACACCCACGGGCTCTCGAAGCCCGCCGAGGACACCGCGCTCGAGGTGCTCGTCGCCAACGGCGTCCGTGTGCTCGCCGACTCCCGCGACTCCTGGTGCCCCACGCCCGCCCTCTCGCACGCGATCCTCCGCTGGAACCGCGACGACGCCCACGGGGAGGACGACGTGGCCGACGGCATCGTCGTGACCCCCAGCCACAACCCGCCCGCGGACGGCGGCTTCAAGTACAACCCGCCGCACGGCGGCCCCGCGGACTCCGACGCCACCGGCTGGATCGCGGCGCGCGCCAACGCGATCATCGCGGCCGGCCTCGTCGACGTGAAGCGCGTCCCGCTCGAGGAGGCGCGCGCGCGGGTCGAGGGCTACGACTTCCTCGGCCACTACGTGGACGACCTCGGCTCCATCATCGACATGGCGGCCATCCGGAAGGCGGGCGTCCGCATCGGCGCCGACCCGCTCGGCGGCGCCTCGGTCGAGTACTGGGCCGCGATCGGCGAGCGCCACGGCCTCGACCTCGAGGTCGTGAACCCCGAGGTGGATCCCGCCTGGTCGTTCATGACGCTCGACTGGGACGGGAAGATCCGCATGGACCCGTCGTCCTCCTCCGCCATGGCGAGCGTGCTGGCGCGCAAGGACGACTTCGACATCCTCACGGGCAACGACGCCGACGCCGACCGCCACGGCATCGTCACTCCCGACGCCGGGCTCATGAACCCGAACCACTACCTCGCGGTCGCGATCGACTACCTCTACGCGCACCGCCCGAACTGGCGCGCGGACGCCGCGATCGGCAAGACGCTCGTGTCCTCGAGCGTGATCGACCGGGTCGCCGAGTCGCTCGGCCGCCGCCTCTGGGAGGTGCCGGTGGGCTTCAAGTGGTTCGTGCCCGGCCTCATCGACGGATCCGTGGGCTTCGGCGGCGAGGAGTCCGCCGGCGCGAGCTTCCTCCGCATGGACGGCACGGTCTGGACCACGGACAAGGACGGGATCCTGCTGGCGCTCCTCGCCGCGGAGATCCTCGCGGTCACGGGGAAGACCCCGAGCGTCCTCTACCGCGAGCTCACCGAGCGCTTCGGCGACCCGGTGTACGAGCGCGTCGACGCCGCCGCGACCAAGGCGCAGAAGGCGACGCTCGGGAAGCTCGACGGCGACGCGATCACGGCCACCGAGGTCGCCGGCGACCCGATCACCGCCAAGCTCAGCAGCGCGCCCGGCAACGGCGCTGCCGTCGGCGGCGTCAAGGTCGTCACCGAGAACGCCTGGTTCGCGGCGCGCCCGAGCGGCACCGAGGACGTCTACAAGATCTACGCCGAGTCGTTCGTGGGCATCGACCACCTGCACGCGGTGCAGGCGGAGGCCAAGCGGATCGTGGACGCGGCGCTCGACGCGTGA
- the pheA gene encoding prephenate dehydratase, with product MAETPRPDETYSYLGPSGTFTEAALKQVEAARGRTWRAVNNASEALADVVSGTSVAAMIAIENSIEGGVTATQDALANIPGLRILSEHLVPVSFDLVVRPGTALADVRTIAAHPVAYGQCRRFLERELPTHGHVPASSNVAAALSLLEDGIADAAIAPPQITESHPLEAVARGIGDNPNAVTRFVLVGRATTLPPRTGADKTSLIVELPDDRAGSLLDLLEQFATRGVNLALIQSRPIGDELGRYRFVIDAEGHVHDERVADALLGIRRFSPRVTFLGSYPRADGTPSTYRARYEDDVFLEARDWLRGIVSAEPGAGA from the coding sequence ATGGCCGAGACCCCACGACCCGACGAGACGTACAGCTACCTCGGGCCGTCGGGCACCTTCACGGAGGCAGCGCTCAAGCAGGTGGAGGCGGCCCGCGGGCGCACGTGGCGTGCGGTGAACAACGCCTCGGAGGCGCTCGCCGACGTCGTGTCCGGCACCTCGGTCGCCGCCATGATCGCCATCGAGAACTCGATCGAGGGCGGGGTGACGGCCACGCAGGACGCGCTCGCGAACATCCCCGGCCTCCGGATCCTCAGCGAGCACCTCGTGCCGGTGTCCTTCGACCTCGTGGTGCGGCCGGGCACGGCGCTCGCCGACGTGCGCACCATCGCCGCGCATCCGGTCGCCTACGGCCAGTGCCGCCGGTTCCTCGAGCGCGAGCTGCCCACGCACGGGCACGTGCCCGCCTCCTCGAACGTCGCCGCGGCCCTGTCGCTGCTGGAGGATGGCATCGCGGACGCCGCCATCGCGCCCCCGCAGATCACGGAGAGCCACCCGCTCGAGGCCGTCGCCCGCGGCATCGGAGACAACCCGAACGCCGTCACGCGCTTCGTGCTCGTCGGCCGCGCGACCACGCTGCCGCCGCGCACCGGCGCCGACAAGACGAGCCTCATCGTCGAGCTCCCGGACGACCGCGCAGGATCCCTGCTCGACCTCCTCGAGCAGTTCGCGACCCGCGGGGTGAACCTCGCGCTCATCCAGTCGCGGCCCATCGGCGACGAGCTCGGGCGCTACCGCTTCGTCATCGACGCCGAGGGGCACGTGCACGACGAGCGCGTGGCCGACGCCCTGCTCGGGATCCGCCGCTTCAGCCCGCGCGTCACCTTCCTCGGCTCCTACCCGCGGGCCGACGGCACTCCCAGCACCTACCGCGCGCGGTACGAGGACGACGTCTTCCTCGAGGCGCGCGACTGGCTGCGCGGCATCGTCTCGGCCGAGCCCGGCGCCGGCGCCTGA
- the serS gene encoding serine--tRNA ligase, whose protein sequence is MIDPQTLRDHPDLVIASQELRGASVEVVDQAVAADSERRRAVTEFEGLRAEQNAHGKLVAKADKADKPRLIAEVQELKARVTAAQERAQEAEAALDEVMRRIPNIVIEGVPAGGEDDWALLREVGEKASFDFEPRDHLEIGEILDAIDMGRGAKVSGARFHFLKGVGARLEIALMNFGLARALEAGLVPLITPTLVKPEIMAGTGFLGAHADEVYHLDDDDLYLTGTSEVALAGYHADEILDLAAGPIRYAGWSTCYRKEAGSYGKDTRGIIRVHQFQKLEMFSYVDPADAEAEHERLLAMQERMMQDLGLSYRVIDTAAGDLGSSAARKYDVEAWIPTQGAYRELTSTSNCTTFQARRLGTRFRGEDGRTSPVATLNGTLATTRWIVAILETHQQADGSVRVPEALRPYLGGLEVLEPAAAKAAR, encoded by the coding sequence GTGATCGATCCGCAGACCCTCCGCGACCATCCCGACCTCGTCATCGCCTCGCAGGAGCTGCGCGGAGCCTCCGTGGAGGTGGTCGACCAGGCGGTCGCCGCGGACTCCGAGCGCCGCCGGGCGGTCACCGAGTTCGAGGGCCTGCGCGCCGAGCAGAACGCGCACGGCAAGCTCGTCGCGAAGGCCGACAAGGCCGACAAGCCGCGCCTCATCGCGGAGGTGCAGGAGCTCAAGGCCCGCGTCACCGCCGCGCAGGAGCGCGCGCAGGAGGCCGAGGCCGCGCTCGACGAGGTCATGCGGCGGATCCCCAACATCGTCATCGAAGGCGTCCCCGCCGGCGGCGAGGACGACTGGGCGCTCCTCCGCGAGGTCGGCGAGAAGGCGTCGTTCGACTTCGAGCCCCGCGACCACCTGGAGATCGGCGAGATCCTCGACGCCATCGACATGGGCCGCGGCGCCAAGGTCTCCGGCGCCCGCTTCCACTTCCTGAAGGGCGTCGGGGCCCGCCTCGAGATCGCCCTGATGAACTTCGGCCTCGCCCGCGCGCTCGAGGCCGGCCTCGTGCCGCTCATCACGCCCACGCTCGTGAAGCCCGAGATCATGGCCGGCACCGGCTTCCTCGGCGCCCACGCCGACGAGGTCTACCACCTCGACGACGACGACCTCTACCTCACGGGCACGAGCGAGGTGGCGCTCGCCGGGTACCACGCCGACGAGATCCTCGATCTGGCCGCGGGCCCGATCCGCTACGCCGGCTGGTCGACCTGCTACCGCAAGGAGGCGGGCTCCTACGGCAAGGACACCCGCGGCATCATCCGCGTGCACCAGTTCCAGAAGCTCGAGATGTTCTCGTACGTCGACCCGGCCGACGCCGAGGCGGAGCACGAGCGCCTCCTCGCCATGCAGGAGCGCATGATGCAGGACCTCGGCCTCTCCTACCGCGTCATCGACACGGCGGCGGGCGACCTGGGATCCAGCGCCGCCCGCAAGTACGACGTCGAGGCGTGGATCCCCACCCAGGGCGCCTACCGCGAGCTCACCTCCACCTCGAACTGCACCACCTTCCAGGCGCGTCGCCTCGGCACGCGCTTCCGCGGCGAGGACGGCCGCACCTCGCCCGTCGCCACGCTCAACGGCACGCTGGCGACCACGCGCTGGATCGTCGCGATCCTCGAGACCCACCAGCAGGCCGACGGATCCGTGCGCGTGCCCGAGGCGCTGCGCCCGTACCTCGGCGGCCTCGAGGTGCTGGAGCCCGCCGCGGCGAAGGCGGCCCGATGA